A region of Haliotis asinina isolate JCU_RB_2024 chromosome 9, JCU_Hal_asi_v2, whole genome shotgun sequence DNA encodes the following proteins:
- the LOC137297092 gene encoding UDP-galactose translocator-like, protein MSATSAPVDEKTRDLEAGKMAKTASSSGEVLKYFSLLCLTLQNALLILVMRYVRTRNGDMFMATTAVILSEILKFSSCLLLILFQEGNFKRFLHRLNEDIIQQPLDCLKVSVPSLIYTLQNNLLYMAVSNLDAATFQVTYQLKILTTAIFSVFMLKKQLSKLQWIALVILFVGVSIVQMQPSADKKDAKEKVATEQNPIKGLIAVIISCLMSGFAGVYFEKILKGTHQSVWLRNVQLGVLGSIIGVITMLIKDGTNVQEKGFFYGYDGVVWFVVCLQSFGGLLVAVVVKYADNILKGFATSAAIVISCIASMYFFNFELSLQFVVGASFVMLAVYMYSKYVPVPPKALQST, encoded by the exons CCTCATCATCCGGGGAGGTGTTGAAGTACTTCAGTTTATTGTGCCTGACCCTGCAGAATGCTCTGCTCATCCTCGTCATGCGCTATGTCAGAACTCGGAACGGAGACATGTTCATGGCAACCACGGCTGTCATCCTTTCTGAGATACTCAAGTTCTCATCATGCCTGCTGCTCATCCTCTTCCAAGAGGGAAACTTCAAACGCTTCCTACATCGTCTCAATGAAGACATTATTCAACAGCCGCTTGACTGCCTCAAAGTGTCTGTACCTTCGCTCATATACACACTGCAGAATAACTTGCTGTATATGGCAGTGTCAAATTTGGATGCTGCAACCTTTCAG GTGACCTACCAGCTGAAGATTCTAACGACTGCCATCTTTTCTGTGTTCATGCTGAAGAAACAGCTGAGTAAGCTTCAATGGATAGCACTGGTCATTCTGTTTGTGGGCGTGTCCATCGTCCAGATGCAGCCTTCTGCTGATAAAAAGGATGCAAAGGAGAAAGTGGCCACTGAACAGAATCCAATCAAAGGCCTCATAGCTGTCATCATATCATGTCTGATGTCTGGCTTCGCTGGGGTGTACTTTGAAAAAATTCTTAAAGGCACGCACCAGTCTGTCTGGTTGAGGAATGTCCAGCTTGGGGTGCTGGGCAGCATCATTGGCGTTATTACCATGCTGATCAAGGACGGGACAAATGTTCAAGAAAAGGGCTTTTTCTATGGCTATGATGGAGTAGTGTGGTTCGTTGTGTGTCTCCAGTCGTTCGGAGGCCTGCTTGTGGCCGTTGTCGTGAAGTATGCAGACAATATTCTCAAGGGGTTTGCCACCTCGGCAGCCATTGTGATATCTTGTATTGCTTCCATGTACTTCTTCAACTTTGAGTTATCTCTTCAGTTTGTAGTGGGTGCCTCGTTTGTTATGCTGGCAGTGTATATGTACAGCAAATACGTACCAGTGCCACCCAAGGCATTACAGTCGACTTAA
- the LOC137296004 gene encoding mitochondrial intermembrane space import and assembly protein 40-B-like codes for MSYCRQEGKDQIIFATKEDLDQPSSALIQVEEEEEPGLILPNGDINWNCPCLGGMASGPCGVSFREAFSCFHYSEAEPKGSDCYQQFRAMQDCMTNYPELYPSKDDEEEADKENKLNNDETKTESLESLTVASTDKKTEKASS; via the exons ATGTCCTACTGCAGACAGGAAG GAAAGGACCAGATTATCTTTGCCACTAAGGAAGATCTGGATCAGCCAAGCTCGGCGTTGATCCAAGTAGAGGAAGAAGAGGAACCAG GTCTAATCCTCCCCAATGGCGACATCAACTGGAACTGCCCATGTCTCGGGGGGATGGCCAGTGGGCCATGCGGCGTGTCCTTCAGGGAGGCCTTCTCCTGCTTCCACTACAGTGAGGCGGAACCCAAGGGGTCCGACTGCTACCAACAGTTCCGCGCCATGCAGgattgtatgaccaattacccAGAACTTTACCCCTCCAAGGATGACGAGGAGGAGGCAGATAAGGAGAACAAACTTAACAATGACGAAACTAAAACCGAGTCTTTAGAATCTCTTACAGTAGCCAGTACTGATAAGAAAACAGAAAAGGCCTCATCTTGA